From one Perca flavescens isolate YP-PL-M2 chromosome 19, PFLA_1.0, whole genome shotgun sequence genomic stretch:
- the cct7 gene encoding T-complex protein 1 subunit eta isoform X2: MMPTPVILLKEGTDTSQGIPQLVSNINACQVIAEAVRTTLGPRGMDKLMVDGRGKATISNDGATILKLLDVVHPAAKTLVDIARSQDAEVGDGTTSVTLLAAEFLKQLKSYVEEGLHPQTIIRSFRTATQLAVKKINEIAVSVKKYDKQEQRQLLEKCAATALNSKLIAGQKEFFSKMVVDAVMSLDELLSLKMIGIKKVQGGALEDSQMISGVAFKKTFSYAGFEMQPKRYDNPKIALLNVELELKAEKDNAEVRVKSVEEYQAIVDAEWNILYDKLEKIYQSGAKVVLSKLPIGDVATQFFADRDLFCAGRVQEEDMKRTMMACGGSIQTSVGALTDDVLGLCELFEEVQVGGERYNFFKGCPKAKTCTIILRGGAEQFTEETERSLHDAIMIVRRAIKSDSIVAGGGAIEMELSKYLRDYSRTIPGKQQLLIGAYAKALEIIPRQLCDNAGFDATNILNKLRAKHAQGGMWYGVDINNEDIADNYVACVWEPSIVRINALTAASEAACLILSVDETIKNPRSSMDGPPGGGRGRGCGRPHAH, from the exons ATGATG CCCACACCAGTTATCCTGCTGAAGGAGGGGACAGACACGTCTCAGGGCATTCCCCAGCTCGTCAGTAACATCAATGCTTGCCAG GTGATTGCTGAGGCTGTCAGGACCACCCTGGGGCCCCGGGGGATGGACAAACTGATGGTAGATGGCAGAG GTAAGGCCACAATCTCCAATGATGGAGCCACCATCCTGAAACTGCTGGATGTGGTTCACCCTGCAGCCAAGACCCTGGTGGACATCGCTCGCTCCCAGGATGCtgag GTCGGAGATGGCACCACCTCAGTCACTCTTCTGGCTGCTGAGTTCCTGAAGCAGCTTAAGTCGTACGTGGAGGAGGGTCTCCACCCACAGACCATTATCAGATCGTTTCGCACTGCCACCCAACTCGCTGTCAAAAAGATCAATGAGATCGCCGTCTCTGTGAAGAAATACGACAAGCA GGAGCAGAGGCAGCTGCTGGAGAAGTGTGCAGCCACTGCCCTGAACTCCAAGCTCATTGCCGGTCAGAAGGAGTTCTTCTCCAAAATGGTGGTGGATGCTGTCATGTCTCTGGACGAGCTGCTGTCTCTTAAGATGATTGGCATCAAGAAGGTCCAGGGAGGAGCCCTTGAG GATTCCCAAATGATCTCTGGGGTTGCGTTCAAGAAGACCTTCTCCTACGCTGGGTTTGAGATGCAGCCTAAACGCTATGACAATCCAAAGATTGCTTTGCTCAATGTGGAGCTGGAGCTGAAGGCTGAGAAGGATAACGCTGAGGTCCGCGTGAAATCTGTGGAG GAATACCAGGCCATTGTGGACGCAGAGTGGAACATCCTGTACGACAAACTGGAGAAGATCTATCAGTCAGGAGCCAAAGTGGTTTTGTCCAAGTTACCCATCGGGGATGTGGCCACCCAGTTCTTTGCTGACAGAGACCTGTTCTGTGCTGGCAGGGTGCAGGAGGAGGATATGAAGAGGACCATGATG GCCTGCGGTGGCTCCATCCAGACCTCGGTAGGTGCCCTGACAGACGATGTCCTGGGACTGTGTGAACTCTTCGAAGAGGTCCAGGTTGGAGGAGAGAG GTACAACTTCTTTAAGGGCTGCCCAAAGGCGAAGACCTGCACCATCATCCTGAGGGGCGGAGCAGAACAGTTCACAGAGGAAACGGAGCGATCACTGCATGATGCCATCATGATTGTACGCAGAGCCATCAAG AGCGACTCCATTGTAGCGGGTGGAGGAGCCATAGAGATGGAGCTGTCCAAGTACCTGCGGGATTATTCCAGGACCATCCCTGGGAAACAGCAGCTGCTGATCGGAGCGTACGCCAAGGCCCTGGAGATCATACCCAGACAGCTGTGTGACAACGCCGGCTTTGATGCTACCAACATTCTGAACAAACTGCGCGCCAAACACGCACAG GGTGGTATGTGGTACGGTGTAGACATCAACAACGAGGACATCGCAGACAACTATGTTGCCTGCGTGTGGGAACCATCCATTGTGAGGATCAATGCTCTGACGGCGGCGTCAGAGGCAGCCTGCCTCATCCTGTCAGTGGATGAGACCATCAAGAACCCGCGCAGCAGTATGGATGGGCCTCCTGGCGGTGGCCGGGGCAGAGGCTGCGGCAGACCCCACGCTCACTAA
- the cct7 gene encoding T-complex protein 1 subunit eta isoform X1, producing MGVYPTPVILLKEGTDTSQGIPQLVSNINACQVIAEAVRTTLGPRGMDKLMVDGRGKATISNDGATILKLLDVVHPAAKTLVDIARSQDAEVGDGTTSVTLLAAEFLKQLKSYVEEGLHPQTIIRSFRTATQLAVKKINEIAVSVKKYDKQEQRQLLEKCAATALNSKLIAGQKEFFSKMVVDAVMSLDELLSLKMIGIKKVQGGALEDSQMISGVAFKKTFSYAGFEMQPKRYDNPKIALLNVELELKAEKDNAEVRVKSVEEYQAIVDAEWNILYDKLEKIYQSGAKVVLSKLPIGDVATQFFADRDLFCAGRVQEEDMKRTMMACGGSIQTSVGALTDDVLGLCELFEEVQVGGERYNFFKGCPKAKTCTIILRGGAEQFTEETERSLHDAIMIVRRAIKSDSIVAGGGAIEMELSKYLRDYSRTIPGKQQLLIGAYAKALEIIPRQLCDNAGFDATNILNKLRAKHAQGGMWYGVDINNEDIADNYVACVWEPSIVRINALTAASEAACLILSVDETIKNPRSSMDGPPGGGRGRGCGRPHAH from the exons ATGGGCGTATAC CCCACACCAGTTATCCTGCTGAAGGAGGGGACAGACACGTCTCAGGGCATTCCCCAGCTCGTCAGTAACATCAATGCTTGCCAG GTGATTGCTGAGGCTGTCAGGACCACCCTGGGGCCCCGGGGGATGGACAAACTGATGGTAGATGGCAGAG GTAAGGCCACAATCTCCAATGATGGAGCCACCATCCTGAAACTGCTGGATGTGGTTCACCCTGCAGCCAAGACCCTGGTGGACATCGCTCGCTCCCAGGATGCtgag GTCGGAGATGGCACCACCTCAGTCACTCTTCTGGCTGCTGAGTTCCTGAAGCAGCTTAAGTCGTACGTGGAGGAGGGTCTCCACCCACAGACCATTATCAGATCGTTTCGCACTGCCACCCAACTCGCTGTCAAAAAGATCAATGAGATCGCCGTCTCTGTGAAGAAATACGACAAGCA GGAGCAGAGGCAGCTGCTGGAGAAGTGTGCAGCCACTGCCCTGAACTCCAAGCTCATTGCCGGTCAGAAGGAGTTCTTCTCCAAAATGGTGGTGGATGCTGTCATGTCTCTGGACGAGCTGCTGTCTCTTAAGATGATTGGCATCAAGAAGGTCCAGGGAGGAGCCCTTGAG GATTCCCAAATGATCTCTGGGGTTGCGTTCAAGAAGACCTTCTCCTACGCTGGGTTTGAGATGCAGCCTAAACGCTATGACAATCCAAAGATTGCTTTGCTCAATGTGGAGCTGGAGCTGAAGGCTGAGAAGGATAACGCTGAGGTCCGCGTGAAATCTGTGGAG GAATACCAGGCCATTGTGGACGCAGAGTGGAACATCCTGTACGACAAACTGGAGAAGATCTATCAGTCAGGAGCCAAAGTGGTTTTGTCCAAGTTACCCATCGGGGATGTGGCCACCCAGTTCTTTGCTGACAGAGACCTGTTCTGTGCTGGCAGGGTGCAGGAGGAGGATATGAAGAGGACCATGATG GCCTGCGGTGGCTCCATCCAGACCTCGGTAGGTGCCCTGACAGACGATGTCCTGGGACTGTGTGAACTCTTCGAAGAGGTCCAGGTTGGAGGAGAGAG GTACAACTTCTTTAAGGGCTGCCCAAAGGCGAAGACCTGCACCATCATCCTGAGGGGCGGAGCAGAACAGTTCACAGAGGAAACGGAGCGATCACTGCATGATGCCATCATGATTGTACGCAGAGCCATCAAG AGCGACTCCATTGTAGCGGGTGGAGGAGCCATAGAGATGGAGCTGTCCAAGTACCTGCGGGATTATTCCAGGACCATCCCTGGGAAACAGCAGCTGCTGATCGGAGCGTACGCCAAGGCCCTGGAGATCATACCCAGACAGCTGTGTGACAACGCCGGCTTTGATGCTACCAACATTCTGAACAAACTGCGCGCCAAACACGCACAG GGTGGTATGTGGTACGGTGTAGACATCAACAACGAGGACATCGCAGACAACTATGTTGCCTGCGTGTGGGAACCATCCATTGTGAGGATCAATGCTCTGACGGCGGCGTCAGAGGCAGCCTGCCTCATCCTGTCAGTGGATGAGACCATCAAGAACCCGCGCAGCAGTATGGATGGGCCTCCTGGCGGTGGCCGGGGCAGAGGCTGCGGCAGACCCCACGCTCACTAA